One Maribacter cobaltidurans genomic window carries:
- a CDS encoding DUF4198 domain-containing protein, with product MKKISITLFLILFTIAPTFAHYLWLETNRTGTLGKRQEVRVHYGEYTYGVVEKVQGENFPSVAKFDIWVVGPNGTKTNLHTKATESYYVGHFTPTINGTYTVVLNNNEIEVLDYTQWDFGIFKTHYHATAKVQVGSFGSDTAIINQEGIAIKELQHEGDDIKLQVVFKGKPLPKNEFKIYVSDLWTKTLETDDNGVVTFDLPWRTKYTMETTFEERVPGHYKGKDYEFIWHCATYCITK from the coding sequence ATGAAAAAAATATCGATTACCCTATTTTTAATACTATTCACAATTGCCCCCACCTTTGCCCATTATTTATGGCTAGAAACCAACAGAACGGGAACTTTGGGAAAACGACAGGAAGTCCGCGTACATTATGGGGAATACACGTATGGTGTTGTAGAAAAGGTCCAAGGGGAGAATTTCCCTTCCGTTGCAAAATTCGATATTTGGGTCGTAGGCCCGAACGGAACCAAAACTAATCTACACACCAAAGCCACCGAAAGCTATTATGTTGGACATTTCACTCCTACAATAAACGGCACCTACACGGTGGTTCTCAACAATAATGAAATTGAAGTTCTGGATTACACCCAATGGGATTTTGGAATTTTTAAGACCCACTATCATGCTACGGCAAAAGTTCAGGTAGGCAGCTTTGGCAGTGATACCGCCATTATCAACCAAGAGGGTATTGCCATAAAGGAATTACAGCATGAAGGGGACGATATAAAACTTCAGGTCGTATTCAAGGGCAAACCCTTGCCCAAAAACGAGTTTAAAATCTATGTCAGTGATCTTTGGACCAAAACCTTGGAAACGGACGATAATGGTGTGGTGACGTTCGATCTTCCATGGAGAACAAAATATACAATGGAAACAACTTTTGAGGAACGGGTACCCGGCCACTATAAAGGAAAAGACTATGAATTTATCTGGCATTGTGCCACGTATTGCATTACTAAATAG
- a CDS encoding PepSY-associated TM helix domain-containing protein, whose protein sequence is MEKRTYNILFHLHTVSGIVISVALYVIFFAGSFSFFRDEIANWERGHKITVQDQIPHDVDGVLKNLGEDYNLDGRDIEISHYFNERKINVNISGSKHPDARDADKQGTFFYYDTQDGSKGSYQENYSLGEFLYRLHFLDQIPYPYGRYLSGFVAFFFLFAIFTGIVVHWKKMVSNFYVFRPWQKLKTLWTDAHTALGVIGFPFQFVYALTGAFFLLKALLVAPTVLALYDGNQTQLFEDLEYSHPVFEYSGKHLELPIDINGYILRTKQKWPGFNVTEAHIFNYNDANMHVSISGHLEYSSKFNGMGNAIYKVSDNSLVAQKNPLETSSYLDGVKNTLFRLHLGDYGGLGLRLISFVLGIISCFVIISGIMIWLVARDKKHIPEKRRRFNANIVRVYLSICLTMFPITALQFILVKIFQPTDGKLFISSIYFIGWLLLSIIFIMKNDNTFTNKWTLISGGILGLLIPIVNGLMTGNWFWVAYKNGYQHILLVDLLWLVLGVVSLWIAFFKLKRKANKTLAVTKT, encoded by the coding sequence ATGGAAAAAAGAACCTATAATATACTTTTCCATTTGCATACGGTAAGTGGTATTGTTATCAGCGTGGCGCTATACGTTATTTTTTTTGCGGGGTCATTTTCGTTTTTTAGGGATGAAATAGCCAATTGGGAACGTGGTCATAAAATTACCGTACAAGATCAAATTCCCCATGATGTTGATGGCGTATTGAAAAATCTTGGTGAAGATTATAATTTGGACGGGAGGGACATCGAGATTTCACATTATTTCAACGAACGAAAAATCAATGTGAACATAAGTGGTTCCAAACATCCCGATGCTAGGGATGCGGACAAGCAGGGCACTTTTTTTTATTATGATACCCAAGATGGCTCAAAGGGTAGCTATCAGGAAAATTATAGCCTCGGCGAATTTCTATACCGCTTACACTTCTTGGATCAGATTCCCTATCCATACGGGCGTTACCTTTCCGGATTTGTGGCCTTCTTTTTTCTATTTGCCATCTTTACCGGCATTGTTGTACACTGGAAAAAAATGGTATCTAATTTTTATGTTTTTAGACCTTGGCAAAAACTAAAGACGCTATGGACCGATGCCCATACGGCATTGGGGGTAATAGGTTTTCCTTTTCAATTTGTGTATGCCCTTACTGGCGCATTTTTTCTATTAAAAGCTCTATTGGTGGCTCCTACCGTTCTGGCTTTGTATGATGGCAATCAAACCCAATTATTTGAGGACCTGGAATACAGCCATCCCGTTTTTGAATATTCCGGAAAACATCTGGAATTACCTATCGACATTAATGGTTATATACTACGGACAAAACAAAAATGGCCAGGGTTTAACGTAACAGAAGCCCATATCTTTAATTATAATGATGCCAATATGCATGTCTCCATAAGCGGACATTTGGAGTATTCTTCCAAATTCAACGGTATGGGCAATGCTATTTATAAGGTGTCCGACAATAGCTTGGTAGCGCAAAAAAATCCCTTGGAAACCAGTTCCTATTTGGATGGGGTAAAAAATACATTGTTCCGTTTGCACCTAGGGGATTATGGGGGGCTGGGCTTAAGGTTAATCTCGTTCGTCCTAGGAATTATATCCTGTTTTGTGATTATTTCGGGTATCATGATTTGGTTGGTGGCCCGCGATAAAAAACATATTCCGGAAAAAAGAAGACGTTTCAACGCCAACATTGTCCGAGTTTATTTATCCATTTGCCTGACCATGTTTCCCATAACAGCCTTGCAATTTATCTTGGTAAAGATTTTTCAACCTACGGATGGAAAACTCTTCATAAGTAGCATCTATTTTATTGGGTGGCTCCTCTTGTCCATCATTTTTATAATGAAGAACGACAATACCTTTACCAATAAATGGACTTTAATTTCCGGAGGGATTTTAGGACTCCTGATTCCTATCGTGAATGGCCTGATGACGGGTAACTGGTTTTGGGTCGCCTATAAAAATGGATACCAACATATTCTTTTGGTAGATTTATTGTGGTTGGTTCTTGGAGTGGTATCACTTTGGATTGCTTTTTTCAAATTGAAAAGAAAGGCAAACAAGACCCTTGCAGTGACAAAAACTTGA
- a CDS encoding DUF1801 domain-containing protein, translated as MNPAENYIFSQPEPYRSILMHLQLVIEKTLPEVSLKYKWNIPCFYVDKSPICYLNASHKKQFVDIAFWNSAHLTKHLDKMVSEKRKVVRSLRYASLEEIDDKVLTEVLEDAYSVRKNGFYKR; from the coding sequence ATGAACCCAGCTGAAAATTACATATTCAGTCAACCTGAGCCCTACAGGAGTATTTTGATGCATTTGCAACTGGTTATTGAAAAAACGCTTCCTGAGGTTTCGCTAAAATACAAATGGAATATTCCTTGTTTCTATGTTGATAAGTCTCCCATTTGCTATTTGAACGCATCCCATAAAAAACAATTCGTGGATATCGCTTTTTGGAACTCTGCACATTTGACCAAACATTTGGATAAAATGGTCTCTGAAAAGCGAAAAGTAGTACGTTCGTTGCGTTATGCCTCCCTCGAGGAAATTGATGACAAGGTTTTGACCGAAGTTTTGGAAGATGCCTACTCGGTCAGAAAAAATGGGTTTTACAAACGATAG
- a CDS encoding phospholipase A, with product MSKKSATLVLIFITYLFPISCFAQNNGEEDWIFKNSKSLSEMWELNEEYHRGTFIITSYEPVYFTLGKFSTNTNKFPSSEERNNFLSEPVDLDVVEAKFQLSLKTKVFYKVLWSKADVWAAFTQRAYWQLYNKELSRPFRETNYQPEIILNFPLNFKVLGFTGRMAGAAFIHESNGRSDPLSRSWNRLSVHAGFDRGPLQIMLKNWVRLGGSNDDNPQIMDYIGRGEAKVTYDWGRQRFYAIARHSLRFGDKSRGSIQLNYSFPIVKNFSAHLQIFDGYGESLIDYNHRQTTFGVGVSLIN from the coding sequence ATGTCAAAAAAGTCCGCTACACTAGTTCTAATTTTTATTACTTATCTATTTCCCATTTCTTGCTTTGCACAGAACAATGGGGAAGAGGATTGGATTTTTAAAAATAGTAAAAGCCTATCTGAAATGTGGGAGTTGAACGAAGAATACCACAGAGGCACCTTTATTATTACCTCTTACGAGCCTGTATATTTTACGCTGGGCAAATTTTCCACCAACACCAATAAGTTTCCCAGTAGCGAGGAAAGGAACAATTTTTTATCAGAACCCGTAGACCTTGACGTGGTGGAAGCGAAATTTCAGCTGAGTTTGAAAACCAAAGTTTTCTATAAAGTACTTTGGAGCAAGGCCGATGTTTGGGCGGCATTTACACAAAGAGCCTATTGGCAACTATATAACAAAGAACTTTCCAGACCTTTTAGGGAAACCAACTACCAACCTGAAATAATTCTAAATTTTCCCTTGAACTTTAAAGTGTTAGGTTTTACGGGAAGAATGGCGGGAGCGGCATTTATACATGAATCCAACGGTAGGTCCGACCCGCTTTCCAGAAGTTGGAACCGACTAAGTGTTCATGCTGGATTTGACCGTGGTCCCTTACAAATTATGCTAAAAAATTGGGTCAGGTTGGGCGGTAGTAATGATGATAATCCCCAAATTATGGACTATATAGGAAGGGGCGAGGCCAAGGTTACCTATGACTGGGGCAGGCAACGCTTCTATGCCATAGCTAGGCACTCACTACGGTTTGGTGATAAGAGCAGGGGCAGCATTCAATTGAACTATTCCTTTCCCATTGTTAAAAATTTTAGTGCCCACCTTCAAATTTTTGACGGGTATGGTGAAAGCCTTATTGATTACAACCATAGGCAAACCACTTTTGGAGTTGGGGTTTCTTTAATAAATTAA
- a CDS encoding Sb-PDE family phosphodiesterase has protein sequence MKNLTFLVLTFITIVAVGQEHSHRSSRSLTFPDIPGYKSIKTDLHMHTVFSDGNVWPNIRVQEALRDNLDVISLTEHLEYQPHSEDIPHPDRNRSYEIALQEAKDHDLLIVHGSEITRDAPMGHNNAVFIEDANPILQDKAENAFAEAKKQNAFVFWNHPAWYAQNPNGNPILSEFQKKRIKKGELHGIEVINMTDYAEESLALALENNLTIMGTSDVHGLIDWDYTEKGNHRPITLVFAKEKSLPSVKEALFAGRTVAVYNDLMVGREEFLMPLLQASLKVEKATYAGNSNVLEIAVSNVTSSDLFFQNESEYTFYDSSPVFEIGAGETKTLHLKTLERKTSVDLKLKALGCFVAPKVQPVVTWMVPTKQ, from the coding sequence ATGAAAAACCTAACATTCCTCGTTTTAACATTCATAACCATTGTTGCAGTTGGCCAAGAACATTCACACCGGAGTTCAAGATCCTTGACCTTTCCGGATATACCTGGATATAAGAGTATTAAGACCGATTTACATATGCATACCGTTTTTTCTGATGGAAATGTTTGGCCTAATATCAGGGTACAAGAAGCCCTTCGAGATAATCTGGATGTTATTTCGCTTACGGAGCATTTGGAATATCAACCTCATTCCGAAGATATTCCCCACCCGGATAGAAACCGCTCTTATGAAATCGCTTTACAGGAAGCCAAAGATCATGACCTTCTGATTGTCCATGGTTCCGAAATTACCCGAGATGCCCCCATGGGGCATAACAATGCCGTTTTTATAGAAGATGCCAACCCCATACTACAGGATAAAGCAGAAAATGCTTTCGCCGAAGCAAAAAAACAGAATGCTTTTGTATTCTGGAACCATCCGGCCTGGTATGCCCAAAACCCAAATGGAAATCCTATACTGAGCGAATTTCAAAAGAAACGAATTAAAAAAGGAGAGCTACACGGTATCGAAGTAATCAATATGACGGATTATGCAGAAGAATCTCTAGCCTTGGCTTTGGAGAATAACCTGACCATCATGGGGACGAGTGACGTTCATGGTCTCATTGATTGGGATTATACCGAGAAAGGAAACCACCGACCCATTACCCTGGTTTTTGCCAAAGAAAAAAGTCTGCCCTCTGTAAAGGAGGCGCTATTCGCCGGAAGAACCGTGGCCGTTTACAATGATTTAATGGTAGGTAGGGAAGAATTTTTGATGCCTTTACTGCAAGCAAGCCTTAAAGTAGAAAAAGCCACTTATGCAGGAAATAGCAATGTGTTGGAAATCGCTGTTTCCAACGTGACCAGTAGTGATCTATTCTTCCAAAACGAATCGGAATATACTTTTTACGATAGCTCGCCCGTTTTTGAAATCGGAGCGGGGGAAACAAAAACACTTCATTTAAAAACCTTGGAACGTAAAACTTCCGTGGACCTAAAACTTAAGGCCTTAGGTTGTTTTGTAGCGCCAAAAGTGCAGCCTGTGGTTACTTGGATGGTTCCCACTAAACAATGA
- a CDS encoding winged helix-turn-helix domain-containing protein — protein MSLIDNINKAFDHRIRLGIMSVLMVNDYADFNMLKELLGATDGNLASHTKALEKEAYIKVEKRFVGRKPNTRYSATKLGRAEFEKHIDALEKLIGK, from the coding sequence ATGAGTTTAATCGACAATATAAACAAGGCTTTTGATCACCGTATACGACTGGGTATAATGTCCGTACTTATGGTGAATGACTATGCCGATTTTAATATGCTAAAGGAACTTCTAGGTGCCACTGATGGAAATTTGGCAAGCCATACAAAGGCCTTGGAAAAAGAAGCTTATATCAAGGTTGAAAAGCGATTTGTAGGACGCAAACCTAACACCCGATATTCCGCTACAAAACTTGGAAGGGCAGAATTTGAGAAACACATCGATGCACTTGAAAAGCTGATAGGGAAATAA
- a CDS encoding ubiquinone biosynthesis protein COQ4: MILEKLYEISLKPYRLFKKNEAWKLNVTDLLRYPEHSLGYALGRFLLNNLFDLQGKSENHDVFHVLTGIGVTILEEIEMQFYLMGNGKRSFYLFSVIFLGSVFYPEKMKFFVRHYYQGKNALPFYQLDFYKLLDQPIERLKNTLSIH, from the coding sequence ATGATATTAGAAAAGTTATACGAAATCAGTCTAAAACCTTATCGTTTATTTAAGAAAAATGAGGCTTGGAAATTAAATGTAACCGACCTATTAAGGTATCCTGAACATAGTTTGGGTTATGCCCTAGGCCGTTTTTTGTTAAATAATCTTTTTGATTTACAGGGCAAATCAGAAAATCATGATGTGTTTCATGTACTAACGGGTATAGGTGTTACGATACTGGAAGAAATAGAAATGCAATTTTACCTTATGGGCAATGGTAAAAGAAGTTTTTATCTCTTTTCAGTCATATTTCTAGGGTCCGTTTTCTATCCAGAAAAGATGAAATTCTTTGTACGTCATTATTACCAAGGTAAAAATGCATTACCCTTTTATCAACTTGACTTTTATAAACTTTTAGACCAACCTATTGAACGTCTAAAGAATACTTTATCAATACATTAA
- a CDS encoding DUF4153 domain-containing protein → MNIHLKSIASAITFNFLFYSKSFGLNLFLISILVVTLLSTLRTDKHIPKVFAFTYIISAIFVFVNPTGFTIFVHFMAFLVFVGKSISPQSSLYLSWLLGGINICIAWISNYIQKHKTDAKKEAKGLSPKLLNRLKGFVIASILLVLFAMLYKNANPVFENLITKIDLDFISLPWLLFTIAGYILFLNILRPLSAQELVAFDLAQNNELEHPKEIILIQAKKKLQSEHTLGSIVFLALNLLLVVFLVTDLIYLVQQSEITNSQYSEAVHQGVYALMFSVVCAIILILYFFRGNLNFFKGNGRIKKLTYLWIGLNFALILFTTYKNYIYVETLGLTYKRIGVFIYLTLTLTGLITAYIKVAQVKNFIFLLRSNIATIFIFLILSAAVPWDKVITSFNLNSLDLPDIAYLVELDETNSVQLYNYAKKNTSTLDSRIRGDIEAKYAEFQEKQAKKTWQEFTIHQLTENLTK, encoded by the coding sequence ATGAACATTCATCTTAAATCCATCGCATCGGCCATTACGTTTAACTTCCTTTTTTATAGTAAAAGTTTTGGTCTAAATCTCTTTCTGATTTCGATTCTAGTAGTTACCCTACTGTCCACTCTTAGAACGGATAAGCACATACCCAAGGTATTTGCTTTTACCTACATCATTAGTGCAATCTTTGTTTTTGTTAATCCTACAGGATTTACAATTTTTGTCCATTTCATGGCATTTTTGGTATTTGTTGGAAAATCTATCTCCCCTCAAAGTTCTTTATACCTGTCCTGGCTCCTAGGCGGAATAAATATCTGTATTGCCTGGATATCCAATTACATACAAAAACACAAAACCGATGCCAAAAAAGAAGCAAAAGGTTTATCGCCTAAATTGTTAAACCGACTAAAGGGTTTTGTCATTGCCTCAATTTTATTGGTTTTGTTTGCGATGCTCTACAAAAATGCCAATCCCGTTTTTGAAAATCTTATAACAAAAATCGACCTTGATTTTATTAGCCTACCGTGGTTATTATTTACCATCGCGGGTTATATACTTTTTCTGAACATATTAAGACCGCTAAGTGCACAAGAACTTGTGGCCTTTGACCTGGCCCAAAATAATGAACTTGAGCATCCTAAAGAAATTATTCTAATTCAGGCTAAGAAAAAATTACAGAGTGAACATACATTGGGGAGTATCGTCTTTTTGGCACTTAATTTATTGCTAGTCGTATTTTTGGTTACTGATTTGATTTACCTCGTCCAACAATCCGAGATTACCAATTCACAATACTCGGAAGCAGTACATCAAGGGGTTTATGCGCTTATGTTTTCCGTCGTATGTGCCATTATTCTAATACTCTATTTCTTTAGGGGCAACCTTAACTTTTTTAAAGGTAATGGGCGTATCAAAAAGCTAACCTATCTATGGATTGGCCTTAACTTTGCTCTAATCCTGTTTACTACCTATAAGAACTACATATATGTGGAAACATTAGGTCTTACGTATAAACGGATTGGCGTTTTTATATACCTTACATTAACTCTTACCGGCCTGATAACGGCCTATATTAAAGTAGCGCAAGTAAAGAACTTTATTTTTCTATTACGCTCCAATATTGCAACCATTTTTATATTTCTAATACTCAGCGCTGCTGTACCTTGGGACAAAGTCATAACTTCTTTCAACTTGAACTCGCTTGATTTGCCAGATATTGCTTATTTGGTTGAACTTGATGAAACCAATTCTGTTCAATTATACAATTATGCCAAAAAGAATACATCAACATTAGATAGTCGGATTCGAGGGGATATTGAAGCAAAGTATGCTGAATTCCAAGAAAAGCAAGCCAAAAAAACTTGGCAAGAATTCACCATACACCAATTAACTGAAAATCTTACGAAATGA
- a CDS encoding DUF1361 domain-containing protein: MKIFKYIRSKFAPAHINIGLSIAFALLGLLVRIQLTNSLFYFFLVWNLFLAGIPFLITELLKRFHRLQIAKPLMVVSFLLWLLFLPNSPYIITDLIHLNNKHSYILWLDLFLIFVFALNGLLLGLLSMMEMSKILQEKLGRTTTKYILFNVCLLSGYGIYLGRFLRFNSWDIITQPITLLIKLLESIKDPKVWLFSLLFGGFIWILFIFFQSVGSSGTSQKLIKR, encoded by the coding sequence ATGAAAATTTTTAAATACATCCGAAGTAAATTTGCCCCCGCGCATATAAATATAGGCCTTTCTATAGCCTTTGCACTTTTAGGGCTATTGGTCAGGATTCAGTTGACGAATAGTCTTTTTTATTTCTTTTTGGTATGGAATCTTTTTTTGGCGGGAATTCCCTTTTTAATAACCGAGCTCTTAAAAAGGTTCCATAGATTACAAATAGCAAAACCTCTTATGGTAGTATCTTTTCTCTTATGGTTGTTATTTTTACCCAACAGCCCGTACATCATCACGGATTTGATTCATTTAAACAATAAACATTCATATATATTATGGTTAGATTTGTTTTTGATCTTTGTTTTTGCCCTAAACGGACTGCTCCTTGGATTATTGTCAATGATGGAAATGAGTAAAATACTACAGGAGAAACTTGGTCGTACCACTACAAAATATATACTCTTTAATGTTTGTTTATTGAGTGGCTATGGTATTTATTTGGGCAGATTTCTTCGTTTTAATTCATGGGACATAATAACCCAGCCCATAACCCTATTAATTAAACTCTTGGAAAGCATTAAAGACCCAAAAGTCTGGTTATTCTCCTTATTGTTTGGAGGCTTTATTTGGATTCTTTTCATCTTTTTTCAATCAGTCGGATCATCGGGGACATCTCAGAAATTAATTAAAAGATGA
- a CDS encoding NAD(P)-dependent oxidoreductase: MKFGIIRERKNPPDRRVVLSPKACQKVVDSFPKAQIIVEPSPIRAYDDESYRQLGIPVENAMENCDVLLGVKEVPIDALIPNKKYFFFSHTIKKQPYNRDLLRAILEKNIELYDHEVITNPKEQRLVAFGRYAGIVGAYNGFRAYGLKYDLFQLPKANALPDQQALISELKKLKLPNIKVLLTGRGRVGNGSREMLDGMGMRRVNVSEFLEEEFNEPVYCQIDAGEYNKRKDGVRGNKADFFAHPEEYKSNFFRFTKVTDFYIAGHFYGQGAPYLYTREDAKHPDFKIRVVADVSCDIDGPVASTIKPSTIADPIYGYDPKTESETDFKNPDAIAVMAVDNLPCELPRDASEGFGEAFVKNVIPAFFNNDKDGILQRARMTQDGKLTERYIYLQDYVNGDKGSFQLNA; this comes from the coding sequence ATGAAGTTCGGAATCATAAGAGAACGCAAGAATCCCCCCGATCGTAGGGTAGTTTTGTCACCGAAGGCCTGCCAAAAAGTCGTAGATAGTTTTCCCAAGGCGCAGATAATTGTGGAACCTTCGCCCATTAGGGCTTACGATGACGAGTCGTATAGACAATTGGGAATCCCAGTGGAAAACGCTATGGAAAACTGTGACGTGCTCTTGGGGGTCAAGGAAGTTCCGATAGATGCCCTTATTCCCAACAAAAAATACTTTTTCTTTTCACATACCATTAAAAAGCAGCCCTATAATCGAGATTTGTTACGCGCCATTTTGGAAAAAAATATCGAACTGTACGATCATGAGGTAATTACCAATCCCAAGGAACAGCGTTTGGTGGCTTTTGGCCGTTATGCCGGTATCGTTGGCGCTTATAATGGTTTTAGGGCATACGGACTTAAATACGACTTGTTTCAATTGCCAAAAGCAAATGCATTACCTGATCAACAAGCGCTGATAAGCGAACTAAAAAAATTGAAACTACCCAATATCAAAGTACTGCTTACCGGCAGGGGAAGGGTAGGTAATGGTTCCAGAGAAATGTTGGATGGTATGGGAATGCGCAGGGTAAACGTTAGCGAATTCCTTGAAGAAGAATTTAATGAACCGGTCTACTGCCAAATCGATGCTGGGGAATATAACAAACGAAAAGACGGGGTTAGGGGAAATAAAGCAGATTTTTTTGCCCATCCAGAAGAATATAAATCCAATTTTTTCAGATTTACCAAAGTAACCGACTTTTATATTGCGGGACATTTTTACGGGCAGGGAGCACCTTACCTTTATACACGGGAAGATGCCAAACACCCGGATTTTAAGATTCGGGTGGTTGCAGATGTCAGTTGCGATATTGACGGACCGGTGGCCTCAACCATTAAGCCATCGACCATTGCAGACCCAATCTATGGCTATGACCCAAAAACAGAATCGGAAACCGACTTCAAAAATCCTGATGCCATAGCCGTCATGGCCGTGGACAATCTACCCTGTGAATTACCACGTGATGCCAGTGAGGGATTTGGCGAAGCTTTTGTAAAAAACGTTATTCCTGCTTTTTTTAATAATGATAAGGACGGTATCCTGCAACGTGCGAGGATGACGCAAGACGGTAAGCTTACAGAGCGATATATTTATTTACAGGACTATGTAAATGGAGATAAGGGTTCATTTCAATTGAATGCATAA
- a CDS encoding site-specific integrase, with the protein MSHSFSQLFYLKGKHFEKDVKVPIYLRLTVNGQRSELSISRKVDPEKWNTRTGKMRGTNLEANELNSYLDAVRNKINKIHARLVDEGRPFNSSDIKNLYVGKGEKIKMLVQLFEEHNLQMEKLVGVEFALGTWKRYHTTKKHVKEFLRTEYRKDDVPVRDVNLRFIKGFEYFLKITKACNHNSALKYVNNFKKIIRMAVANDWISKDPFYNYKVQFKTVERDFLSKEELQDLKEKEIDGDRLNVVRDMFVFCCYTGLSYIDVQKLNQDNIVRHIDGSLWIQAERTKTKSKLGIPILLTAEAILEKYKDHPKVVNGKCVLPVLSNQKSNAYLKEIANLCGIKKNLTTHLARHTFATTVTLSNGVPIETVGKMLGHKNLRTTQHYAKIISKKVEYDMGILKEKLADIDNKRIKKTVES; encoded by the coding sequence ATGAGCCATTCTTTCTCACAGTTATTTTACCTCAAAGGAAAACATTTTGAAAAAGACGTGAAAGTACCTATATACCTGCGTTTGACAGTTAATGGGCAACGTAGCGAACTGAGTATTTCCCGTAAAGTTGATCCCGAAAAATGGAATACCAGAACGGGAAAAATGCGCGGAACGAACCTCGAAGCAAACGAATTGAATTCGTATTTAGATGCTGTCAGAAACAAAATAAATAAGATTCATGCTCGACTTGTTGACGAAGGCAGGCCCTTTAACTCTTCGGACATAAAAAACCTTTACGTAGGCAAAGGAGAAAAAATTAAAATGCTGGTACAGCTCTTTGAGGAACATAACCTGCAAATGGAAAAATTGGTCGGGGTTGAATTTGCCCTTGGTACTTGGAAGCGATATCACACCACCAAAAAACATGTGAAGGAGTTCTTAAGGACCGAGTACCGAAAGGACGATGTTCCAGTTCGTGATGTCAATTTAAGGTTTATCAAAGGGTTCGAGTACTTTTTAAAAATAACCAAAGCCTGCAATCATAATTCGGCTTTGAAATATGTCAACAATTTTAAAAAGATCATACGAATGGCAGTCGCCAATGACTGGATATCCAAAGATCCATTCTATAACTACAAAGTTCAATTTAAAACTGTGGAGCGTGATTTTCTTTCCAAAGAGGAACTACAAGACTTAAAAGAAAAAGAAATAGATGGCGATCGTTTAAATGTAGTACGTGACATGTTCGTATTCTGTTGCTACACCGGACTTTCCTACATCGATGTGCAAAAGTTGAATCAGGATAATATCGTTCGCCATATTGATGGTAGTTTATGGATTCAGGCGGAGCGCACCAAAACCAAATCGAAACTGGGTATTCCAATTCTATTGACTGCAGAAGCTATTTTAGAAAAGTATAAAGACCATCCTAAAGTTGTCAATGGAAAATGTGTGCTTCCCGTTTTGAGCAACCAGAAATCCAATGCTTATCTAAAGGAAATAGCAAACCTATGTGGCATAAAAAAGAACCTCACGACACACCTAGCTCGGCATACCTTTGCTACTACTGTTACCCTTTCTAATGGGGTGCCAATAGAGACTGTTGGTAAAATGTTAGGTCATAAGAATTTGCGGACCACGCAACATTACGCTAAAATCATAAGCAAAAAAGTAGAGTATGATATGGGGATTTTAAAAGAAAAATTGGCAGATATTGATAATAAGCGCATCAAAAAAACAGTTGAATCGTAA
- a CDS encoding DUF6730 family protein — MGYKKLDEVMELLTDELDGFNKSIVRLEKLTQNTDNIKVIPDTTKIERLLQEHLNSEKVNTERLQESVQIVTVQISKARLVPKIQQWIQYSIWFISLVIIGYLALQVSRIEEVQERAFTEGGKEVISDLRGYFDQNPGHYESYRKWLTKKDSVPNRK; from the coding sequence ATGGGATATAAGAAACTGGACGAGGTAATGGAACTACTGACCGACGAGTTGGATGGGTTCAACAAGTCCATCGTTAGATTGGAAAAGTTGACCCAAAATACCGACAACATCAAAGTGATACCCGATACTACCAAAATCGAAAGATTGCTCCAAGAGCATCTGAATTCCGAGAAGGTGAATACCGAAAGGCTTCAGGAATCCGTTCAGATTGTTACGGTGCAGATTTCAAAAGCAAGATTGGTTCCGAAAATACAACAATGGATTCAATACTCGATTTGGTTCATTTCCTTGGTCATCATAGGATACCTGGCCCTGCAGGTATCCCGAATCGAGGAAGTCCAGGAAAGGGCCTTTACCGAGGGAGGGAAAGAAGTAATCTCTGACCTGAGAGGGTATTTTGACCAGAATCCCGGGCATTACGAATCGTACCGGAAATGGTTAACGAAAAAAGATAGTGTTCCAAACCGAAAGTAG